From Medicago truncatula cultivar Jemalong A17 chromosome 7, MtrunA17r5.0-ANR, whole genome shotgun sequence, a single genomic window includes:
- the LOC112416814 gene encoding uncharacterized protein — MDVYEHVINHGFLKGYIHWIFHGEKENPSNPLCASEVEHGFDHDMDALIHDAFPMHTNSDNDDDAYTNIEDRGPEVFTNNHNAQQSEEGDNSKKFFKLLKEAEQNLYPGCKFSKLSFIVHLYHVKCMNGWTDKSFSMLLELLSDAFPEENTLPKSFYETKKIISRLGLSYEKIHVCPNECILYWRDLAHLNVCPKCGLSRWKVNLDDVEGRKKIPLKVLRWFPLKARLQRLFMSSKTASFMTWHKDNQSKDGLMRHPADSFAWKDFDRRYSDFSRDARNVRLGLASDGFNPFKTMTISHSTWPVVLIPYNLPPWMCMKQPNFILSLLIPGPKGPGNNIDVYMQPLIEELKELWEIGVRTFDACKRESFQMRAAIMWTINDFPAYANLSGWSTKGRYACPCCGFDTTSKWLRYSRKFCYMCNRRWLEPGHKWRYNKGHFDGNQEFRAPPELPNGTIALKQMEDHGIGTPSPWKKKCILFTLPYWEYNVLRHNLDVMHFKKKCM; from the coding sequence ATGGATGTCTATGAACATGTAATCAATCATGGCTTTCTAAAAGGTTATATTCATTGGATCTTTCATGGTGAGAAAGAAAACCCTTCTAACCCTCTATGTGCATCTGAAGTAGAACACGGATTTGATCATGACATGGATGCATTAATTCATGATGCATTTCCAATGCATACGAATagtgataatgatgatgatgcatatacaaatatagaGGACAGGGGTCCTGAAGTATTCACAAACAACCATAATGCTCAACAATCTGAAGAGGGTGATAATTCAAAAAAGTTCTTTAAGTTATTGAAGGAGGCAGAGCAAAATCTTTATCCCGGTTGTAAGTTCTCAAAACTATCCTTCATCGTACACTTGTACCACGTAAAGTGTATGAATGGATGGACTGACAAAAGCTTCTCAATGTTGCTAGAACTGTTAAGTGATGCATTTCCTGAGGAAAATACTTTGCCCAAGTCATTTTATGAGACAAAGAAGATTATTTCGAGGTTGGGTTTGTCATATgaaaaaattcatgtttgtCCAAACGAGTGTATATTGTATTGGAGGGATTTGGCTCATCTTAATGTTTGTCCTAAATGTGGTCTCTCAAGATGGAAAGTTAACTTAGATGATGTGGAAGGTAGAAAAAAGATACCTTTAAAGGTTCTTCGTTGGTTTCCTCTTAAGGCTAGATTACAAAGACTTTTTATGTCATCGAAAACAGCTTCTTTTATGACATGGCATAAAGATAATCAATCTAAAGATGGACTCATGAGACATCCAGCTGATTCTTTTGCTTGGAAGGATTTTGATCGTCGATATTCTGATTTCTCTCGTGATGCTCGTAACGTTCGACTGGGTTTAGCTTCTGATGGCTTTAATCCTTTCAAAACCATGACAATTTCTCACAGCACTTGGCCTGTTGTCTTGATTCCATATAATCTTCCACCGTGGATGTGTATGAAGCAACCAAACTTCATACTCTCGCTGCTTATTCCTGGTCCAAAAGGTCCAGGTAATAatattgatgtatatatgcagcCTCTTATCGAAGAATTAAAGGAATTATGGGAAATTGGAGTCAGAACCTTTGATGCATGTAAAAGGGAGTCATTTCAAATGCGTGCTGCGATCATGTGGACTATAAATGATTTCCCTGCCTATGCAAATTTGTCAGGTTGGAGTACGAAAGGTCGATATGCTTGTCCATGTTGTGGTTTTGACACAACCTCTAAGTGGTTGCGTTATAGTAGAAAGTTTTGTTATATGTGTAATCGACGTTGGTTAGAGCCTGGCCATAAATGGAGATACAATAAAGGACATTTTGATGGAAACCAAGAGTTTCGAGCACCACCTGAGCTACCCAATGGAACTATTGCTTTGAAACAAATGGAAGATCATGGAATTGGGACACCGTCACCATGGAAAAAGAAATGTATTTTGTTCACATTGCCTTATTGGGAATATAATGTTCTTCGTCATAATCTTGATGTgatgcattttaaaaaaaaatgtatgtga
- the LOC25498739 gene encoding probable aldo-keto reductase 1 translates to MHYCSISISMVLQQGKDVVPIPGTTKIENLDQNLGALGVKLSEEDMREISDAVPEDDIAGSRYYNGMDSLSWKFANTPPKVSTVST, encoded by the exons ATGCACTACTGCTCAATTAGCATTAGCATGGTACTCCAACAAGGCAAGGATGTTGTGCCTATTCCTG GAACAACCAAGATTGAGAATCTGGATCAAAACCTTGGTGCATTAGGAGTGAAACTATCAGAAGAGGACATGCGGGAAATTTCTGATGCAGTTCCTGAAGATGATATAGCAGGTAGTAGATACTACAATGGAATGGATAGTTTATCCTGGAAGTTTGCTAACACACCTCCAAAAGTTTCAACGGTCTCAACATGA